In a genomic window of Colius striatus isolate bColStr4 chromosome 2, bColStr4.1.hap1, whole genome shotgun sequence:
- the BPNT1 gene encoding 3'(2'),5'-bisphosphate nucleotidase 1 isoform X2: protein MSICASLARKFPKVTIIGEEDLSNNDITEELIEDGYCEEILKKTCPAQYTGIKEEELVIWVDPLDGTKEYTEGLLDHVTVLIGIAYGGKAIAGVINQPYYNYEAGADAVLGRTIWGVLGIGAFGFQLTEAPAGKHIIVTTRSHSSTLVNDCISALNPDTVIRVGGAGNKIIQLIEGKASAYVFASPGCKKWDTCAPEAILHAVGGKITDIHGNSFQYNKEVKHMNSAGVLATLRNYDYYASRIPNNVKQSLVP, encoded by the exons ATGAGCATTTGTGCTTCTCTGGCACGGAAGTTTCCCAAGGTGACAATCATAGGAGAAGAA GACCTATCCAATAATGACATAACTGAGGAATTAATTGAAGATGGTTACTGTgaagaaatactgaagaaaactTGTCCTGCTCAGTACACAGGAATTAAAGAGGAAGAG cttgtaATATGGGTTGATCCTTTGGATGGAACCAAGGAGTACACTGAAG GTCTTCTTGACCATGTAACAGTTCTTATTGGAATTGCTTATGGAGGGAAAGCAATAGCAGGAGTTATTAACCAGCCGTATTACAACTACGAG GCAGGAGCAgatgctgtgctgggcaggacaATCTGGGGAGTCCTGGGTATAGGTGCCTTTGGATTTCAGCTCACCGAAGCACCTGCTGGGAAACACATCATTGTTACTACTCGTTCTCACAGCAGTACCCTGGTAAATGACTGTATCAGTGCACTGAACCCAGACACTGTCATCAGAGTTGGAGGAGCAGGAAACAAG ATCATTCAGCTTATAGAAGGCAAGGCATCTGCTTATGTATTTGCTAGTCCTGGGTGCAAGAAATGGGATACATGTGCACCTGAAGCTATTCTACATGCTGTGGGAG gcaAGATAACTGATATCCATGGAAATTCATTTCAGTATAACAAGGAAGTGAAACACATGAATTCAGCTGGGGTCCTCGCCACTCTGAGAAATTATGACTACTACGCCAGTCGTATTCCTAACAACGTTAAACAATCTCTTGTGCCTTAA
- the BPNT1 gene encoding 3'(2'),5'-bisphosphate nucleotidase 1 isoform X1, producing the protein MASPALLMRVVASAYSVAEKAAAIVRNVMAAGDLGIVEKTGANDLQTKADRLAQMSICASLARKFPKVTIIGEEDLSNNDITEELIEDGYCEEILKKTCPAQYTGIKEEELVIWVDPLDGTKEYTEGLLDHVTVLIGIAYGGKAIAGVINQPYYNYEAGADAVLGRTIWGVLGIGAFGFQLTEAPAGKHIIVTTRSHSSTLVNDCISALNPDTVIRVGGAGNKIIQLIEGKASAYVFASPGCKKWDTCAPEAILHAVGGKITDIHGNSFQYNKEVKHMNSAGVLATLRNYDYYASRIPNNVKQSLVP; encoded by the exons ATGGCTTCTCCAGCTCTACTCATGCGTGTGGTCGCCTCTGCGTATTCTGTTGCGGAAAAGGCTGCAGCAATTGTTAGAAATGTAATGGCTGCAGGAGACCTGGGGATAGTGGAAAAG ACCGGAGCCAATGACTTGCAAACCAAAGCTGACCGACTGGCACAAATGAGCATTTGTGCTTCTCTGGCACGGAAGTTTCCCAAGGTGACAATCATAGGAGAAGAA GACCTATCCAATAATGACATAACTGAGGAATTAATTGAAGATGGTTACTGTgaagaaatactgaagaaaactTGTCCTGCTCAGTACACAGGAATTAAAGAGGAAGAG cttgtaATATGGGTTGATCCTTTGGATGGAACCAAGGAGTACACTGAAG GTCTTCTTGACCATGTAACAGTTCTTATTGGAATTGCTTATGGAGGGAAAGCAATAGCAGGAGTTATTAACCAGCCGTATTACAACTACGAG GCAGGAGCAgatgctgtgctgggcaggacaATCTGGGGAGTCCTGGGTATAGGTGCCTTTGGATTTCAGCTCACCGAAGCACCTGCTGGGAAACACATCATTGTTACTACTCGTTCTCACAGCAGTACCCTGGTAAATGACTGTATCAGTGCACTGAACCCAGACACTGTCATCAGAGTTGGAGGAGCAGGAAACAAG ATCATTCAGCTTATAGAAGGCAAGGCATCTGCTTATGTATTTGCTAGTCCTGGGTGCAAGAAATGGGATACATGTGCACCTGAAGCTATTCTACATGCTGTGGGAG gcaAGATAACTGATATCCATGGAAATTCATTTCAGTATAACAAGGAAGTGAAACACATGAATTCAGCTGGGGTCCTCGCCACTCTGAGAAATTATGACTACTACGCCAGTCGTATTCCTAACAACGTTAAACAATCTCTTGTGCCTTAA